A genomic segment from Aegilops tauschii subsp. strangulata cultivar AL8/78 chromosome 1, Aet v6.0, whole genome shotgun sequence encodes:
- the LOC141027709 gene encoding uncharacterized protein, which produces MAFSDKYKDLEAHSNTKLHVIHTNDKKQMAISLAQYQRHLRLQRHKIVGIDLEYNNEPEAMQKPTLVQLSVGKTQLVLLFQLSAAERCTVFDNFLADPRYTFAGFSIDGDKTRLERVNLEVANFVDIQKEWRVPEATKELDSLGDVSGMLTDDYYNNMKKKITDDEHRRWATLPLSMRHIEYAAKDAYAAYEIWNRITLTQDGLRRTKLEKEGAPQEARQEQLGMGRR; this is translated from the coding sequence ATGGCGTTCTCCGACAAGTACAAGGACCTGGAGGCCCACAGCAACACCAAGTTGCACGTCATCCACACCAACGACAAGAAGCAGATGGCGATCTCCCTCGCGCAGTACCAGCGCCACCTCAGGCTCCAGCGCCACAAGATCGTCGGGATTGATCTCGAGTACAACAATGAGCCTGAAGCAATGCAGAAACCCACCCTCGTCCAACTCTCCGTCGGCAAGACTCAGCTGGTGCTGCTCTTCCAACTGAGTGCCGCTGAAAGGTGCACCGTCTTCGACAACTTCCTCGCCGACCCCAGGTACACCTTTGCTGGCTTCTCCATCGACGGCGACAAAACCAGGCTAGAGCGCGTCAATCTGGAGGTCGCCAACTTCGTCGACATCCAGAAGGAGTGGAGGGTGCCCGAGGCAACCAAGGAGCTGGACTCCCTTGGAGACGTCTCTGGCATGCTCACCGACGACTACTACaacaacatgaagaagaagatcacTGACGATGAACACAGGCGCTGGGCCACCCTGCCTCTATCCATGAGGCACATCGAGTACGCGGCAAAGGACGCCTATGCAGCGTACGAGATATGGAACCGCATCACCCTCACCCAGGACGGGCTTCGTCGTACAAAGCTAGAGAAGGAGGGGGCCCCCCAAGAAGCGCGCCAGGAGCAGCTGGGGATGGGGAGACGCTAA